The Erigeron canadensis isolate Cc75 chromosome 1, C_canadensis_v1, whole genome shotgun sequence genome segment TGTCTTTGGAAAATCAGATTGCAGGCGTTCCTGGAGTGACAGAAGCTCTCTTCTTAGCCAGAGAAACAACACTTGCTGAAGAGAGAAGTAAGCTGAATGGTCCTGCTATGCTGTACACATGTCGCCTATGTGGCAAAGGTTATCGAAGTGCCAAGGCTCATGCTCAGCATCTGAAGTCTCGATCTCACACTATGCGGGCTTCTCAGGGCGGTCTTGATGATGAGAATGATGCAGTAATAAAGCCACTTCCACCCCGTGCTGTGAAGAAGTCTCCCCAACAAAAGGAAGAGTTCGACGATGAAAGTGACGAAAGTGATGAATGGGTGGAGGTTACTGAGAATGATGTTGTTGGTGAAATGGCATCATCCTCTGCGCATATGGAAatgaatgatgaagatgatgatgatactgACGATGATATGGATGAGGATGATGAAGTTGATCCAACATGTTGCTTTATGTGTGATCAAGAGCATAAGACAATTGAAAGCTGTATGGTTCACATGCATAAGCATCATGGCTTTTTCATACCCGACATCGAGTATTTGAAAGATCCCAGTGGTCTTCTCACTTATTTGGGACTTAAGGTAAATTCCGTTATGCCCATCTTGTTGGTACATATTCTCCTGTAAAATTGCATTCCATTGTTTGCATCAAGAGTGGCGTGTAGATAACTTTTTCTTGATAATTCCTGTATGTGAATATTTTTACCCATTTAACTAAGAATGGGTCCATTTGGGCTGtgtttttatgttaattaaGCCAATTAGGTTAAAGCATGAAGTTAAATGGGCTGAAACTGAAAGTCACCCAAAATCTTTTTGTATGTATACAACCTTCTAGATCATTACGCTCCAAGAAAGGTAATAGAGAATTCTACAACAAAATTGGGGGGAGTTATATTTTGCGCTCGTTATCCTATCtctttctttgtttcttttcaTTTGTCACCCAACATGTTATTAGAAATTTATCTGTCTCTGTTCTTTTTTAAATTGTTACTATATATgttcatttatttttcattattgtCATTAATGTTTAGAGGCCTGTTTGTAATCCCTTTATTCACCCAAGATTCCTCAAGataatattagttatattaatgtttgcgtaataataataaatgatatTGTTTCATTACATTTTCTTAAGTACACAtgaattattgatgaaaaatcatTGGCGATGTTACCTTTTTAGTATTGTTTTCTACATGCTTGATGCTTGTACAATCTCGTGACTTGTCTTCCTTATCTTTATGGTTTCATTTTTTTACAGGTTAAGCGTGATTTCATATGCTTGTATTGCAACAGTAACTGTCAACCATTTAATAGTTTGGAAGCAGTTAGGAAGCATATGGTGGCAAAAAGTCATTGTAAAGTACACTATGGtgacgatgatgaagaggagGAGGCTGAACTAGAAGAGTTTTATGATTATAGCAGCAGGTTTGTATTATTAGAAAATTGCCATCTTCTTTTAACAAGTGAAGTCACTTTAGTACACACGCCTTTGTTTCATTCTTGACTAATGATAGTTTGTAGCTAGTTGTATGGTACTTGTGCGGTTTTATTCATGTTATGTTTCATCTCTAACATGTTGATTGGGTATAAAGTGGAGAAATGTTTCATCTCAAATGCCGCCCAAACTATAATATCATTACCTAAGGCATCGTATTGTTTTATTCGCGGAATTCCTTAGCCAGTTTTTTAGCCTGTATTATGTATGCGCTACTTCACCGGCAGCCAAAATATTTTACTTGTGTGAACACATAAGAGATATGAGTAATTTTTTTCCCCCCAGTATTGCCTGTGCTTAAAggtaataataatttttgtctATATTCCAGCTATGTTGATGCAAATGGAAAGAAGATCGTTTCATCCGATGGGACAGATGATGGTATTGAACTTGGGAGTGGTGGATCTGAGCTAATCATCACTACAGTAAATGATGATATAATATCAACCAAAGCAATTGGTTCCAGGGAATATTTACGTTATTATCGTCAGAGACCACGCCCATCTGCAACTGGAGTTCCCATGACTGCTGTATTGGCTGCAAGGTAACATCTCATGATGATATGGCAACATTGTCATTTCACCTGTTTTTTTAATACCTGGTTGCTTACCTTACGTTGAATGTCAAACAGAATATATTCCAACAGTTTTTGTTACAAAGTCGCCGTCAGTTTTTTATTTCTTCCAAAATCACAAGAGTCTGAACCTATATAATTGCACTTGACCTCAAACATTGATCTATTGTGTTTTTGAAGCTGGAAGTCAAAGGCCGGTTCATGTTAATTCTTTTTGGTCATCGAAactggtaaaaataaaaagcttaAATATAAGACTCAACGGGTCGAGTTTTTTGGATCAATTAAGTTCAATGAATCATTATATATCTTTGCATCCACTTGGTTATTAGGGAAAGATTAGTATTAATATGATAAAACTTTTGTACTAATATTTAACACTAGTTTTTATagatgtataaattttttttttttgtccagtTTCTACCAGAAGTTACCTGTTATAACTCTTTAATTATTTTGAGCTGTTACCCGAGCATCCATTTTACCTTTGCTAATAAGCATTCTAAACTTGAAATGATGTACAAATTTCAGATATAGGAGCATGGGCTTGTCAACAGTTCAGTCAAAGGAGAACATGGTGAGGATGAAGGTGATGAAACAGATGAACAGAACAGGTGTAGATTATATGCGTTCCAAGATGGGCATGAAAAGCAATGTCATCCGAAACCTGCCTAAGAACGTCACACATTAAGTCTTTAATCTTCTTGATCGACAGTTACTACCAGCATTTAGctctttaaataattatattttcaacAATGCTCTTGAAGCTTCTATATTGACAACTTGGTCTTTATTGTGAATTTACTTAATCTGCTATATACTATATGTCATGTCATTTGAAATTGTTATGCTCTTTGAGATAGGGCCAATGTTTTATGGTTTTTTGGGTGTTATGGTTCCTTGTTTGTCCTACATGTGGACTGAAGTTTACAAGTTTTCAGCATTCCTATAATGTAGACATACTCATCATTTGCATCTATTTGCACAGTCTGTACTATCCTTTTCTATATCACTGTAAATGAAACACATACGCACCAAATAAACATATACGTCATATGCATCATTTGAAAATGAATACTGCAACACCATTGCTGTAGAATAATATCCTGTTTTGCCTCCATACAGTAGTCAACTCATCATAATACCTGCAGAGACACTTGCACAAGAGTATGTGCACCACCATCTTATCAGTTTCTCGTGTATCACATTTCTCATTTGCATTTCAGCTCCTCATAAGCTTTGCAACTTTTAAACTTCAACTATAGCAGCCTTAATTTTATGCCCTCAATGAATTGGTCTTTGATTTTCTACATTAAACTTGGTTAAAGACCCTATTATTTCTCTCCTTCCATATCCAATTTCAAGTAGCAGCCAAGGTAATCCTTTGCACCACATTTCACACTGTTTGTCCACCATGTTTCTTGCTAATCACATTGATAAGGTTAGCTAGATGGAATGGTAATTATTACGGTTAGCACTTCTGATATTACGCTTACTCTCATGAGTATTTCTCGAGATTTTCTGAATTCATTATGCGTATTAATCCTTGGTTCCAAATGTAGAAAAAGCGTAATGCGGATTTCATAATCTTAAGAGTCAGAAGTAAATGAAATCCCAGTTTGTTCTTAATGGCTATGAGTGGCCAAGGCTGTTATAAGTTTGGTTGTGCTTTATCCTTACAAATAGTGGTAGTCTTCTAATGCTTATTCAGACAGTTTCCGTATATAATTTTGAAGGATATATCATATGTTTGGCGTTTTAAAGTATGGTTCTCCTTTTCCCGGTTTTAGTTGCATCGACGGGGTGCAACCCAAACACTTGTTGGTCCAGTTTTGTATTGTTGTTTTCGCCTTTCAGGGTGTCCTCTCATAATTTTTGAGTTGATAAAAGTTTGGCTGTTTAAAATAAGTTCATAACAaacataggaaaacacattagAGGCTATTTTGACTTCCATAGTCGTAATAGTAGAGATGTATAGTGTGGAGGAGTTAGAGCAGAAAGTCAAATCAGCCAAGTCGATTCCACACGCAGGATAGATAGTGAGACAGCCACAAAATCATGGCCCCATTTCCAAAGTGATGCATAAGCGAGAATGACTCAGCATGCAACGAGCCATCGCAAAAAATGAATATAACCAGCAGACCCAAAACTGATGATCAATTCCGAAGACGTGCATACAATTGTTACACGTAAACATAGTTAGAAAAAGCTAATGGAAGTGAATAAAAGAGATGTTGAAACAATGACAAGTACCAATTATCCGACCATATTAGTTGGCTTGATTGGATTTCAACATCAAACTCTTCTCTCACAATTGGATCACAAATAGGAATAATCATTACAAATTTAGTTGGCTTGATTGGATTTCAAATCCAAATTCTTGTTTTATTGTATCTATGTAACTTGTAACACTTTTCTAGCAacttgctgttcaaaaaaaaaaaactaaaaattatccGACCATATTAAGTTAATCCAGAGGACATAAATGGGATCCAAAAGTGACACTGATTAATGATATGGTTGATGAGATTGGGACAGTGGAGGATACCTGGTCTGGTGACTCTTGTCTACATCAGTTGGAAAGCTGTTGGAATTGTAATCCAGATTTTTTGAAAGAGATAGTTGGGACAAATGAAGATGACACATTTAGGATAAATATAGCCCaagatttctttcttttttcatttttgcttGCTTTTAATACACATAAACATGACATGATGATAACCTGATAGGGCTAATGAAAGTGAAGTAAAGTGATGCTGAAAGCCCTGAACCAAGGAGTGGTACTAATACACCCAGGTTGATAATCGGTGGATGACGACATCGTAAGATACTTGGATTATGGTTACTTTAGAGAAAAAGCCCCAAATCTTACATTTGATCAACTGGTTAAGTATGAGTAGATATGGCAAATGgtaacaataatatatttaattacatGGCATATTTTGCAGTTTATATCAGGGCATGCAGCACCATTTTAGTATGTTTCATTGAAtctgaaattatatatatgccTGTCACACTGTACTCTTATTGTTCTAACTCATGATTGAACTGAATAGATTCATAAGATACTTGAACACATCAATCCCTTTTACATTTAAACAACATGACGCCATTCTAATGCATCCATACAAATTATAATTACATGCCATTAATCACACCCCATTTGCCATTTCACTCATCTTCTTCTCCTTGGAATTTCCAAACACGAGATCAAGATTATACAACATAGGTACCATGGTGATTGAACAAACAAACACAAGCACAGGGCCGAATATCCATAGCATGAGCGGAAGTGCTGAATAGAAAATCCGATTCCCCACTGCATTAAGTGTGAACCCTTTTTCTAAAAGCTCAGAAACATACTCACATGTCACTGTTGATTCCGGTGGGCAGTTGATCAAGAAGTTAACTTGATTAATGAATCTGATCGATAGAGAGTGACACATGAAAGACGCGAGGAATACAAGCAGGAGTGTAACGTATTTCAGTGCTACCATAAATTCTCCGTGAGCCCCATAGAGAGTGTCGTTGATTGGTTTCTTAACGCTGTACGTGCTGCTAATGACTGCTGCTAGACCCGAACACAGAAGTATTGATGTTGTTGCCATCAGGGTTGCTCCCATTATTGTGTTTCGAAGTGTTTGAACAGccaatatatttttcttatcaTTATCCTGCCATATTATTTAACATACAATAAAGGGTTTAGTGCGACGGAATGCAACTAACTAcgcccaaaaagttatagtgtgcaccaactaacgtttttgtttattgtatgcataaacttagtaaaaatgtttatatcatgtaactttttgtgaccgaccaatcaaaaccttacacgtggcctgttaaaaaaaaaaaatttacatgtgACAGCTCATATGGGCTGCCACGTATACATATTGcatgatttaaacatttttactaagtttatgcatacaataaacaacaACGTTACttcatgcacactataactttttgggcatagtttgtttCATTCCGGTGCACTAAACCATACAATAAAAGAGTAAGATATGTCACAATTCATGATAACCCGGCccattgataaataaaattgcaGTTTTAATCATTTTTGACCGAAGTTCATTTTCATTGATTACAATTTGAAGGAATTACAGTTTTTCCCCTAATTACTAAGGAAGGCTTAAgaagacaaaaacaaaaattaaggcTCTTttagtgtatgtatgtatatgtatgtttagATTTACATATGTGCATGCACATCATTGAAAAAGAGGCCAAGCTTTGGTTGTCCCTTTCTTATCCTAGAAACTCCACGGAAAGCTGTTTCCTACATGAGGAGAAAAATTTTCCATATATTCCTACTAAGATTTGCACTCAAGACACAACAAACTTTCTACCACTTAACTAAATAGAAATGtgaattatatttaattagtatttataaaaaaagtgcGATGTACACGATTTGGAACACAATTTTTATCAATATAGAAacctatataaaaaatttatgaatttatcTTGCTACATTACGCTTGTATCCTGTTAATTAGTGttaaatctctatatatagcAAATAATTAAGCAAGTCCGCACACATAAACATATGGAGAAGCTAGCTAGTTGTGGTTTTATAACATATTTTCCCCCAATTTTAACGTTTTACTTTCTAGGTTAAGTTGCATATATCTACAACAAGAATGGTCTCAATAAAATTCAAAAGTAGTCAATACTTAAAAATCATTTTCGTTACACttttataaacaaaacaaaagaaagcaaaaacacaaataagcaAACAGAAAGCTAAAGTTTTGCCAAATGATCTTTAACGTACGTatgagttttctttttcttctgtttttgtatataattaGAAAATTAAGACCCAAAAAGGcaacaataataatacagtTTTTTTAATTCGAAATGCACTACTTTACACAAGAAAAAAAGAGCAATCATAAGGGAATTCTTTTGTAGCAACAAATTACCAACAACCAAgatatatcatatttaaaaaaatcatgtaaGTTGTATATACTAAAGATGCAAAATAATTTCACATAATCATATTGAAATATTGGTctacttatattttgttaaaacttaTACTTTAATTTGCCAAAGGCGAACGTCGTTTTAACCAAAGAGCACacataagttaattaaaaattctaaatcCTAAATTTCGTAAATCTCCAAAATTAGGTATTGTAAATTCTTAACTAAAGGTTTAACCGAGTGTAGCTCGAACTCCGTCTCGACTGACTTTAAGCTTAAGTCGAGCTCttttgataaataaacaaactCAAGCTCTATACAAACTTCGATAAACATACGCCGAAAGTCTTCTTATAAGCAgtctttctactcttagaatAAAGGTAAGTTTGTTTACATCATTTGgcaacttttgcacttttagtctctaactcaaaaaattgcagctttcatatctaaagttttgtgtttttttcagttttggtactaCATTCATACGGCATTAAATTTTGCCGTTAATGCCTTCACGTGACAAACacatgaggggtattttagtcttttggccCCTTTTTTTCTAAGAAGATTACAATTTTGATACTttaagttgtcaattttttcacttttagtacCTCAAGtaaacaacatatttttattatactcTCCAATTTTCATCTCACACATTACTAACTAtcaaaaaacacacactcaaaaatcaacacacatgatttttttattatttttttaacggcTCATAAAAAAACACCCAATGGTGTGTATccattcttgaaatattatatgttgttagTGTAATTACGGGTGATGGTGGAGGAACTGAAAGCATTGGTGGATCGATGGCCGCAAATAATAAATGTCGCCGGAAAATCCCGTTtggtggtgtatgattcatataagaAATCTGAATCCTCTCACCCCTAAATCACCCTCTTCTTCTATTGGAATATGCTACAAACGAAACTTGATCGGAAGCTGCTACAAACGAGATCAGATTGGAATCTGGTGCATAGTGGGGGAGGGAGATAGCCGGCAACCCTTTCTGGTGGTGTATGGTTCATATAAGAGATCTGAATCTATTTATGCATGTTTATGTATCGGATTTGGTATGGTATAGAGATATAGGTATACATGGATGTATAtgaatgtgtgttgatttttaagtgtgtgttgtttgatagatgctaatgtgCGAGATGAAAATTAtagagtgtaataaaaaaatgttgtctacttgaggtaccaaaagtgaaaaaattgacaacttgaggtatcaaaactgtaattttctcaaaagggggggtcaaaagactaaaataccccttacgtatttgtcacgtgagggcgttaacggcaaaatttaacgtcgtatgaacgtggtaccaaaactgaaaaaaatacaaaactttaggtatatGAAAGCTGCAAGTTTTTTAGttggagactaaaagtgcaaaagttatcaagttgaggtaccaaaaatgtaattttctcttgtATTTAATTTGTATAACATACATGCACGGAGTAAATTAAAATCCGCTCAAAAGTCTGATTGTTTCTTTCTTATACATTACGTATAAGAATTTGAAAACATCCATGAAACAGACTCATTACAAGTTCTTGTACtgatactaataataatagtaataatatatatactcacttccaacatacatatatatatatgtatgcccATGATCAAATTGTTTTGTGAATTCGCTGAAACATGGAACACATATAGCTTGATGGTTACATAAGTTCGAGAAGTTATGCACGTACCTCCATAATGGTCGATACCCACAAGCGGCGTCCATGATTGTTGGTGCCGATAATTGTAGATAGTGGTTGCGTTCGGACCTTATGCCATAGCCATATGTGATAGCCGATAGTGATCATGAATGATAATGGCACCAACACTACATCGAGATAACACTTCTTCCATTCCATTGTTTTTGTGTCTAATCTCAAATACGACTATTGTGCTTTCCTAGTGTCCTAAAAGAAGCtaaataataaacttatatataggAGTGCGTCAATGAACAAAGACGGTGTTGAACGCAAGGTTCAAAATCAATAAAGCAAATATAAAGCAAAAGAGAGACCCCATTTCCATCCTAAGTTACAAACACTATGCTTTGTCATGCAACAACACTTTGTTACCTTCTCATGCTTTTTAGACTTTATTTTATGATATCATTAGATTTTAGGCTTTATTTTAATCATATCATCATTAGTTTTATTCACTTATTTGCATTACATCTTATGTGATACATTTACCAAGTGACTCTAGACGTGCTTCGAGCTGAACTTATGGAAGCTAGTACGTTTTCATAAACTTAATCATACTAGAACGGTACTCAAGCGATAGTGGCGGTGTAATGGCGGCGACGTACGGTGGCGATGTAATGGCGggggtgacgggtggtggtggcgc includes the following:
- the LOC122585348 gene encoding uncharacterized protein LOC122585348, whose protein sequence is MEWKKCYLDVVLVPLSFMITIGYHIWLWHKVRTQPLSTIIGTNNHGRRLWVSTIMEDNDKKNILAVQTLRNTIMGATLMATTSILLCSGLAAVISSTYSVKKPINDTLYGAHGEFMVALKYVTLLLVFLASFMCHSLSIRFINQVNFLINCPPESTVTCEYVSELLEKGFTLNAVGNRIFYSALPLMLWIFGPVLVFVCSITMVPMLYNLDLVFGNSKEKKMSEMANGV
- the LOC122585110 gene encoding cytoplasmic 60S subunit biogenesis factor REI1 homolog 1-like; translation: MTGVMTCNACNTEFTEENDQKLHYKSEWHRYNLKRKIAGVPGVTEALFLARETTLAEERSKLNGPAMLYTCRLCGKGYRSAKAHAQHLKSRSHTMRASQGGLDDENDAVIKPLPPRAVKKSPQQKEEFDDESDESDEWVEVTENDVVGEMASSSAHMEMNDEDDDDTDDDMDEDDEVDPTCCFMCDQEHKTIESCMVHMHKHHGFFIPDIEYLKDPSGLLTYLGLKVKRDFICLYCNSNCQPFNSLEAVRKHMVAKSHCKVHYGDDDEEEEAELEEFYDYSSSYVDANGKKIVSSDGTDDGIELGSGGSELIITTVNDDIISTKAIGSREYLRYYRQRPRPSATGVPMTAVLAARYRSMGLSTVQSKENMVRMKVMKQMNRTGVDYMRSKMGMKSNVIRNLPKNVTH